A portion of the Bufo gargarizans isolate SCDJY-AF-19 chromosome 7, ASM1485885v1, whole genome shotgun sequence genome contains these proteins:
- the LOC122943374 gene encoding di-N-acetylchitobiase-like — MGLCGCMLLGLLLSIGASICWGECPCSDPALCQPITDTRDFEVYVFYVGGKNWKNYDWAHVTTVALFAPYDPELMCFAHSKGARYVLKGDVPLKDIVDSDKRSAWIAQKVKLAKAQYMDGINLDLEQPVFIDSDEYYALTALVKETTEVFHREIPGSQVTFDVAWSPNCIDLRCYNYTGIADLCDFLFVMSYDEQSQIWTECIAGANAPFNQTITGYEQFINFSIDPKKLVMGVPWYGYDYTCLQLTEDNTCKIEKKPFRGAECSDAVGRQVPYSTTMKQVNTSVSGRLWDDVQKAPFYNYKDKQGNIHQVWYDDPQSISLKAAYIKKLGLRGIGMWNGDLLDYTDDPIAQQQTADMWKALLP; from the exons ATGGGGCTGTGCGGGTGCATGCTGCTGGGGCTGCTCCTCTCCATAGGGGCGTCTATCTGCTGGGGTGAGTGCCCCTGCTCTGACCCAGCTCTATGCCAGCCCATCACAGACACCCGGGACTTTGAG GTCTATGTATTTTACGTCGGAGGGAAAAACTGGAAGAACTATGACTGGGCCCACGTCACCACAGTCGCCCTGTTTGCCCCATATGACCCAGAACTCATGTGCTTTGCACACTCCAAAGGGGCAAGATATGTCCTGAAGG GAGACGTTCCACTGAAGGATATTGTAGACTCAGACAAGAGGTCAGCCTGGATAGCACAGAAGGTGAAGCTAGCAAAGGCTCAATATATGGATGGCATTAATCTGGATCTAGAACAACCGGTGTTCATCGACAGCGATGAATATTACGCTCTGACGGCGCTGGTGAAGGAAACCACTGAGGTTTTCCATAGAGAGATCCCTGGGTCGCAG GTGACCTTTGATGTTGCTTGGTCTCCTAACTGCATTGACCTCCGTTGCTACAACTATACGGGCATAGCAGACCTGTGCGACTTCTTGTTTGTGATGTCCTATGATGAGCAATCCCAGATCTGGACTGAATGTATCGCTGGAGCAAACGCACCATTTAACCAAACCATAACTG GTTACGAGCAGTTTATTAATTTCAGCATCGACCCTAAGAAACTTGTGATGGGCGTCCCTTGGTATGGTTATGACTATACCTGTCTTCAACTAACGGAG GATAATACgtgcaaaatagaaaaaaagccaTTTCGAGGGGCCGAGTGCAGCGATGCCGTGGGCCGCCAGGTGCCGTACAGCACCACCATGAAGCAGGTCAACACTTCAGTGAGTGGAAGGTTATGGGATGATGTCCAGAAAGCTCCTTTCTATAACTACAAG GACAAACAAGGAAATATCCATCAGGTTTGGTACGATGATCCGCAGAGTATTTCTTTGAAGGCTGCTTACATTAAGAAACTTGGTCTCAGAGGCATTGGTATGTGGAATGGAGATCTGCTGGATTATACCGATGATCCTATAGCCCAACAACAGACTGCAGACATGTGGAAAGCCTTACTACCATAA